The Panicum virgatum strain AP13 chromosome 3N, P.virgatum_v5, whole genome shotgun sequence genome includes the window tttatgaaaaagttttataaatagacttcatttagtatttcatgcatatgtcgaaatatttgatgtgatgttttttttcacGGGATTTATGGGGTGGAAACTAAATAGGACCTTAATGTGACAGCTCTAAAACATTTCTGTTTGGCGGTGGCACTGTCGTCCGGTGTTGGATGGTGGCAGCGATGCTGGATTTTCTGCGGCTGTTGTTCGTCCCACTGGCTGTTGTTGTCTATTGCAAGGCGGTGAGGATTTTATTCCTCCGATGCGGATCTCGCGTCTTCCCCAGCTGCGTCATGAGGTCAGTGGTCTCCTCTTTTGCGAAAGGGGGGATAATCTGGATGTCCCATAGGATGTTCTTTCCGAACCATCGTCGTCGGTGGGGCCGGATCTGGGTTGGCGGGCGATGACGTCAGTGGATGGTGATGTTTCTGgtgtttctctctcttctccggCAAGGAAGCTACTAGTGTGCCCTAGCGGCAGTAGATACGTCAGGGATGGTGTTCCGTGGCATTGGTTCTTGCAGCGAAACCAAGCCTTGGAGCTCCTCGGCGGTGAGATGAAACTATTCAGTTTCGTCAGTGCCGGCGGTCGTCGGTGCTCCACGAAGACGAAGGCAAGGAAGACCGTGGATTGGactgtatttttttattttctgggggattttctttgtattttcagGATATATGTGCTACATTTATAGGAGTCGGAGCAACCATCTCTTCAGACAAGGAACGATTTTGGGTGTGTTTATATCCCGTAAAAATTTAGACGAAATTCACTGTAGTAATTTTCAACAGAAGATTAAAAGGACTAAACAtgatttaattataaaactaattaaacGGATGAGTGagaaatcgcgagacaaatttattaaacctaattaatccatcatttgaggttgtttactgtagcatgacattgtctaatcatgatccaattagatttaaaagatccGTCTAGTAATTACACCCTGGAATTATGGAATATGTTTTGTCAGTAAGAACATCTCCAGCAGTCTTCTAATAATCTTTTCCCAATAAAATGGTAATGGAGATGTCCCAATATCAAATTTGTGACTATTGGTGAAGGCCCTGCAGCAGTTCTCCAATAAACTCTCCCAATATgcactgacaggtggggccattttactttccccttctctcttccaCTCTCCTGCATCTTCCTGCGGGGCGTCGGTGGACCtcgggcctgcggcggcgcctgcGGGCGGAGGGCCTCGCGCCCACGGCAGACCTCGCGCGCGGAGGTGGCGCAggtgagggaggagggccggggGCGCAACGTGAACAGGGCCGGCTGTTttgcgcccgctgccgccgaaaCCATAAAACTTTCTCAAACATGTCAACATCACGGCGTCCCGACTCCCGGCACGGCAACGCTTTCCTTTCCAAACCTACCACTGCACACAAACGCGGATGGGCGAGAGAAATTGATGAACGTTCTTCTGCACTTGGTCCAGCATGACAGTTGACAGGTCTGAAAAATTCATGTGCACCGTGTCTGAGGCGCTGTTTAGTTCTTTATGCAACAAAGCCGTAAACACATTAAAGTAAAacagaatcttactaatttgaagcactaaatgaagtttatttacaaaactttttatatggatgaactgtaaatcgcgagacgaatctaatgagcctacttaatccatgatttacaacagtaatgatacagtaaccatccgctaattattgattaaacatggattaattagcatcattagattcgtctcgcgatttacaactaatttatgcaaaaagttttgcaaatagacttcatttaatacttcaaatgccatctttacatctttacatctttttgcaaaataaactaaacacaccctgaatATGAACTAGGAGCTCCTCCAACTCAACTGGACTTCAGGAGAAGCACAAAACACCTCGTACCGTGCAGCTAAACACAGTCGCCGGCGCGCAGCATGATTGAATCGTATGCTCTAATTGATCCTGCATTAACAGGAACCTGCAGTGTCATGGTCTGTATCGCGTCCCGGGGTCAATTCTGGTAGAGAATTGGATCAAAGCGACAGTGCTGGGCTCCGCTAAGGTACTCCCATTACCCTCCTACGAGAAGAGTATGGATGAATCATGACCCTTGAATTTTTGACAAATAAAGCAGTCAAATAATAAAAGTTGTAAACAGAAACTTGTAAACGAATCCATCTGAACTGTGCAGGACATTTTTGTCCTTCCTTCCAGCATGCTGACTCTGAATTCTGAAAGGATCAAAGGGCTGCCGAGAAGCCGGCCAAATCCTATTCGGCGGAgtgagaagagaggagagaacGGAGCAGACGATTTGTAAAATGCCGGTTTAAAGAGGGTGAGTACCGATTTGACTGCTCCTATTAGTCCACGATGCTCGTAAGCATTGAATGGTGCTGTTGTCGAtgaataaaaaaagagaaaagttaCTCCGGCGCCGGTGCCCATGGATGACATGGCTTACTTTCCGCCCGCTGCTCGGCGCAACCATAAACCATGCTCTTCATCAGCCGGCGGCTCAATCTGGAAAGAGAGAAACACCTCTCCAAGATGCAGAGGAAGGAAGGCAAGAAGGTTGCAAAGAATAGTAAGCGGCGGTGTCCCCGGCCAGTTTGCGCTGCAGCCATGGCTGCCCGCcgtctcctcctcgccgccgccgcggccttcgCCTCGCTCTGCGCTGCGGCAGCTGGTCAGGACGCGAAGGTCGTCCTGCCGTTCGCGCCTACCTGCTCCACGAGCGGCAACTACACCGACGGCAGCCAGTACCAGAGGAACCTCGCCGAGCTCCTGTCCAGGCTGCCCGCGGCTGCTGGCGACAACGGCTGGTTCTACAACGGCACGGCCGGGACCGGCGCCGACCGGGTGTTCGGCCTCGTCATGTGCTACGCCGACCGCAACGCGACGCAGTGCCGGGagtgcctcgccggcgcgcccgcCGGGATCGCGACCGTGGTGTGCCCGGGGAGCCGGAACGTGAGCGCGGCGTACGACGCGTGCGTGCTCCGGTATGCCGACACGGACTTCTTCGCCGTGGCCAACCCCAGCGAGGCGTTCTACGTGTGGTCGACCGGCACCGTCGACCGTGCCAGCCTCGAGGACGCGCGCTCGAGCCTGATGAACCAGCTCGCCAAGACGGCCGCCGACTCACCGCTGCTCCTGGCGAACGAGAGCGCGCCTctcgccggctcgccgtcgccgggcgcTGTGTACGGGCTCGCCCAGTGCACGCGGGACCTGACGGCGGGGCAGTGCACCTGGTGCCTCACCACGTACATCGCCCAGCTGCGGGACAGGTTCCCCAACAACACCGGCGGTGCGATCAAGGGGTACAGCTGCTACGTCAGGTACGATGTTTGGGCCTTCGACATCATcctgccgccgcgcccggcgccgctgccgccaccgccgccttctCCGTCGGTTTCCACAGGACTAGTGGTCGGCTTGTCTGTCGCCGGTGTATTATTGATCGGTCTGGGTCTATCGATCTGGCTCATTTGCCGCCGACGGCGAAAGCGCCTCCGGCAGACGATGGAGCGGGAGCTGGAAGAGGGCGACTTCCTCGACGACGAGCCGGAGATGCAAGACGACTTCGAGAAAGGGACCGGGCCGAAGCGGTTTCGCTACGGCGAGCTCGCAATTGCCACCGACGACTTCTCGGACGACCATAAGCTCGGAGAAGGCGGGTTCGGGTCGGTGTACAGAGGATTCCTCAAGGAGATGGGACTTGAGGTCGCCATCAAGAGGGTGTCCAAGGGTTCCAAGCAGGGGAGGAAGGAGTACGCCTCGGAGGTGAGCATCATCAGCCGGCTGCGGCACCGGAACCTCGTGCAGCTCATCGGCTggtgccacggcggcgtcgagctcctcCTCGTCTACGAGCTCATGCCCAACGGCAGCATCGACACCCACCTCTACAGCGGCGCCAGCGGCAACACGGTGCTGCCATGGCCGCTCCGGCACGAGATCGTGCTCGGCCTGGGATCGGCCCTGCTCTACCTGCATCAGGATTGGGAGCAGTGCGTTCTTCACAGGGACATCAAGCCGAGCAACGTGATGCTGGACGCCTCCTTCCACGCCAAGCTCGGCGATTTCGGGCTCGCCAGGCTCGTCGACCACGGCCAGCGCTCGCACACCACGGTGCTCGCTGGCACCATGGGGTACATGGACCCGGAGTGCATGACCACCGGCCAGGCGAGCGCCGAGTCGGACGTCTACAGCTtcggcgtcgtcctcctcgaGATCGCCTGCGGCCGGCGGCCTATGGTGGCTCGCCGTGGCGAAGACGGCGTCGTCGTCCACCTCGTGCAATGGGTGTGGGAGTTCTACGGCAGGGGAGCcatcctcgacgccgccgacgcgcgGCTCGAGGGGGAGTTCGACGGCCGGGAAATGGAGACGGTGACGGTCGTCGGGCTGTGGTGCGCACACCCTGACCGGAGCCTGAGGCCGTCCATCAGGCAGGCCGTCAACGTGCTGCGGCAAGaggcgccgctgccgagccTGCCGGCGAGGATGCCGGTGGCGACCTACATGCCACCACCGGACGCTTTCTACTACACATCTTCGGTTGCGactggcggcggcagcagcaccggcaccggcacctcCCACTCCCAGACATCTACCTTGCTGAAATGACCACAGAGCAGTGCTTTTACACCAGACTGAATTTAGCATCAAATTTGTTCTGATGATTTTTTGTATCTACTATGGATTTTGTTTTTCATGTTCTTACTTCTTAATGGTACGATTTACTTTTTTTCATGGAATACGTAAGAGAGCTGCGTATCAAATTGACGGTTTCTACAGCATGCCAGAGGATTTGGTACTCTGAGAGAGCTTGGACAGTGAGCGTGCATGAGATATCCTGAATCCATCTCTTATCTGTCAGAGCAGCGGCAACCGTCCTTATATGTTCCGAATCCTTGGTCTGATGAGCTTGCAAAAGTCAGTTGCGATCAGGCAAGGTGAGCTTTGGCCGAGCTGAAAATCTGACCAGAACAAGGTCAGGTTGCCGTCGCCCAGCTCGATGTCAATGGAAGCATTGAACATCGCTTGGACCACTGTACTGTGTCTTTGCCGAAATCCATGTCCAAATTTTTCCATGGCCTATTGGCCTCGGTTCGCTTGAGCCAGAGGATGAGGTACTCTGAGCGTACCTAATTTTTTCAGGGCAAGATTTACTGAACTAGTGGCAGAGCTCACAAAAATAGGGCTGAGCAACTCGAGCGATAGGCCTTAGATCAGACCCTCTAATTAAATGGGGTTGCCTCTATTGTAGACTTTTAAATTTGTTTCAACTCCAACAATAACTCTCAATtccaatatataatagaggGCTCCCTAGAGACCCCCTAGGAATAGAGGGTGGATGAGGGATTTTAGAGGCCTCCCTAAAATAGAGGGTGAAGTAGAGGGTCTGCTGGAGTGCATTTTTTTTGGCTTACCCCTCTAAACTTGGGATAGGAGGCTGTTTAGTGagtctgctggagttgctcttaacaCTGATATAGGTTTTTATTCTTGACATCGCATTTACAACATGGGGTCGGACCATTTTACAACATCCTTCTTGCAGTCCATTGGTAACACAGATATCAGAGACATGGAAATACTATCATCAAGGGATAAAAGGAAAGATGAATTGCTGCAACGCTCTGCTCCAACATAGGTGTAACACCCGAGTGTTAAATTTGGGTTTAACTAGCTAACTAGTGATCCGATTCTCTCGGTTACAAGTCGAGTCACAAAGCGACTCGAAACTCGATTTCAAATTCTGGAGCCAGAGGAATCCGGATGCTCCGGGTTTGAAtccggaaattccggatttacccggatactctggatattcttccggatagtccggacctgGAAGTTTATATCACGTGTTTTTAGCCTTCTGACTGTTCCCATATGTTAAAACACCATTCACTTTAaacttctctctccctcacgagccctccttcatccctctctctccctcacaatccctccttcctccctaaGCCCTAGACCCCAAGATCTTCCAGTTCAAGTTGATTCCAAGGCTAAAGGAACTTCTATCGGCGTGGAGAATCATCATTTCCATTCATTCCTACTTGGGGTGGCTTCATTTTCAACTTGAGAAGGTACCCAAGCTAGGGCTAAATGGATTGATCGTTCTAGGATGTTTTAAGCGATTTCTTTTGGGTTAATCATCTTATTATGAATCACTCTACTAGGGTCTAGGAGGGTTTCGATTGTTGTGGGGTTGGTTTTGTCTCAATcaaaatttcagtttttgggggcGAAAACTGTGTTAAACCCGGAAACTCTgagtataagcccggatactcctgATTTAGAACACTCCGGGGAAAGCTcagggtataggcccggaaactccggacttgggagtccggatactccgggtattaatccggatactccggaaattCCGGATGTTCCGGATTGAATTCCGGATATTCTGGGTTTTGCAAAATTGTGGCCGTCGGGTTGTCTCGGGTAGTGGTGCATGTATACGGTTTAGGCTTGTTTCAAAATTACAAATCAtaatgcatgcattctcatatcatatgcatatgtgTAGCAGCTGCGATAGAGAGGGtggtgtacgaggtggttgcagagccacaggagccgctaGAGCAGGCCCAGCAGCAGGAGGTTCGCGAGGAgttggcccaaggcccaactaaccctagtgttgagcagcagacacaaggcaagccccggtgcacatcctactattttaaattatgtcacctatatatgtatcAAATAATTGTGTATTAGGTTTAGAAATTATTtaaaaccttagttgcatgattcctaggttttcctgggccttatactagtatgaataggtcgttagcactgctatgcttaatagggctcgatagaagtcgagtgacaattctatcactcgcgagatataggatgtctttgTGTTACCGGATATGAATCATTATATTCAAGATGGAAGATATGGGTTGGGAGACCGGATGGGGGAATgtgtagccccatctgtgttgattaaggaccgttccgttgtcggctgtgctgatcggggattgaattgtactagccgcatgccggaagtagtaggtagtcgaaactggtaagccgagtactgctttgcttcgaaagtacaggaatccgcacccaactcctgggacgagtcgagtagtcgcggagaattagggatgcatatgtttacttttggtggtctcacgttgagctcggctgaccatatgtcgttgggctggttcctgtagttcgaggcggggaggggaaaggttggtgcgtggggtccgatggggcttttgcgtgccgtgttggttaggttccccttgcaaggttaaatcggatcgattcgccgtgtctcgcggtcatgagagccttgatctcttggtcacatcgtagcaAGGAAATGAATTCAAAGAGATGAGATGCGGGCTGATATTATCTAATTATTGAATTGTTCACCATGATTGCTGTAGATTTGCAAATCATAGAGGATTAGTAAATTGTTTACTTTATATTGAAGCTAAAACAtggaaaaataaggactcacttgTAATTGCTTCTTTTCCGCAAAACCAACCACTagccaaaaagcttgcatgtctagaatatgtgggctaagtatacctaatagacgggtaagtcttactgagtattagtatactcagggtttgttgccacaattctttcagggcacccagacgttgacttctgcccctgctgtgtcaagttcatccgccgggatgcagaggggtgggaggtggtggagcgagacccttaggttaggggATTGTCGGATTGTACACTTGAGGGCAGAGTGTTCAGTCTTTCTGTtttgcccagaccggtctgaccggtggtgtcgGCAGGGTAGTGccgaccggtccaaccggttggggtgtaccggtctgaccggtcatggttAATCAGGGCTTTTGCAGGCTAGTGTAGTTGTAGGATCTAGTCTGTTCGAACTTCAGTACATCGGTTGTAAAGTTTGTAAACTATGCAACTCTTGTAAATTATGTGTATATTTGAACTCGGGTTGGAAAACCTAATGTTTTGTACTCATATAGTGtttgtatttttaagtattatgttgtgctcgtaccatctgcgctcaccttcgtgtgagactaccggtgatgtttcgatcgggccgtgggttgagaaaggatcgccaaattaagccattaaggGAATGTGCCTGaagtgttcaaatgacggccattacgcttaattagagttttaatttggcggttccatcacagctggtatcaaagCTGAAACGCACTGGGGGAGGTACGAGCATGACTAATTTTGTGATTTTTATGaattaaaaacaaaatttcaacttGAGATAAAAGGTTATTTGGTAGTGTGGGCGGGTTTATTTGTAATAGCCCTATATAGTTAGTATTAGAGTCGCGGGTAGATGGTTGGTTTTGTGCTAAGAGGTTACCGTAGGGCGATCATGCATCATGTCATTCATTGTTTTAAAAATTTATGCATCTTGGGGGTGGGAACGAAGTGAAACACCGCGGGtgtatccggatactccggacatagGTCCGGATAGTCTGGGTGTGGTGTCCGGACATTTCGGATGAtagtccggatattccggatggGGCTATGCAAAACTTCTTGCCTTTGATGTAATTTGTGTTTTCTGCATTCTTCCATGGTTGATTATTTTGGGCAATCAAGATATTGTGACTAAATCAAACATGGTTGGATGCAGAATGGCAGCACCCCCGAACTCTCCTGATTTGgctcaggccattgcggccatgctcaccggaCGAGACGAGCAGACGACGCTCCTCCGTGAGATCGTGCAGCAGGGCAGAGTGTCGCGGCCTGAACAACACCACAAACCACCTATTCCTGGATATGAGCAGTTTCTGGGTACTCAGCCCCCGCTTTttcataaagcggatgagccaaTGGAGGCAGACagttggctccggaccattgagtccaagttcaccCTGCACCCCTACAATGACAATGACAAGGCAGGATTTGCAGCTCAGCAGCTCCGGGGTCCCGCACGCACATGGTGGGATAACCATGTGGCCATGTTCCCTGCGGGTACTCGGTTTACCTGGGCAGAATTCAAGGCAGCGTTCGGGCCCATCATATTCCCACAGGGGTGATCAGAAGAAAGCTCACTGAGTTCTTAGCCCTGAAGCAGGGTAATAACAGTGTGTTATAGTACTCCCAGgccttcaacactttgtcacaATATGCCGGGTACCATGtagacactgatgagaagaagcaggcgtgTTTCCGGCAGGGGCCTAGTAGTAAGCTCCAGGATCGTCTGTCGATGGTCAAGTTTGACACCTTCAGTGAGCAAGTCAACggggctatcattcaggaggacgcccatctagctcacaaggcggagaagaagagaaaggcgccgGCAACGGGATCTTCGAGCAGCACTCCCCAGAGGTTCTGCCTGGTACAGTCGGGCCCACAGAGAGCCccttttcagcaccagccacagcagtaGTGGAGCTATCGGCCATCTCAGTACACACAGTCACAGGGGACAGTCAGGACTCCTGCTCCTCAGTagaatgagcagaaggtctgggtgcaaCAGTCGGGGGTACGCCCCAATTTATTTCTGTGTTACAACTATGGGCAGCCGGGTCACTTTGCACGGAACTGCCCAATGCCACCCAAGCAAGGCCAGCAATCGAGCTAGCCAAGCCAGAAGCAGAGTGTGGCCCACTTCAAGCCGGGGtaagtgcactacaccactatcgagggtattcctgagggcGCTCCGGTGATGTCGGGTACATTTTTAGTGAATGCTTGTCCTGTTTCTATATTATTTGACTCTGGGGCATCTCATACCTTTATTAGCAAGGAGTGTGCTATTAGACTGGGGCTGAAGATAGAGAGTATGCCCAAGCCGTACCATATTCACTCACCTGGGGGAAAGTTAATCACCAATCAATTTGTCAAGCAAGTACCCCTACAGTTGCAAGGAAATTTTTTTCCTACGGCCCTGATAATGttaccaacccaaaggatagatATGATATTGGAcatgaactggatggagggtcagggagttattttggacacgacctcacaatctgtgcacatcaaatcttctatTCATGGTAGTATGACCTTGAACTTGAGGGATCACATATCAGTGACTCCTACGGTGAATCAGGTTGAGGGCAAGATTTTGGCTAACATACCGGTGGTATGCGAATATCCggacgtctttccggatgatttgcctggaatgccaccagatcgcaatgtggagtttgccattgaattgcaaccgggaacgGCACCAATTTCCCGAAGACCTTATcgaatgccacccaatgagttggcagaattaaagaagcaattgcaagAGCTGCTCAACAAAggctatatccgtcctagcacttcGCCCTGGGGCTGTCCAGCGCTCTTTGTTAAAAAGAAGGATCAAAGCTTCaagttgtgtgtggactatagatTTTTGAATGTcgtcacaatcaagaataaatacacACTGCCCCGGATTGACATCCTGTTTGAccagctattcggggccaagGTATTTCCaaaaattgatctccgctcgggttaccatcagatcaaaatccgaGTAGAAGATATTCCTAAGATGGCCTTTTCTACCAGATACgggctttatgaatatctggttatgtctttcgggctgacaaatgcccctgctcattttatgtatctcatgaactcggtgttcatacctgagttagataagtttgtcatggttttcattgacgacattcttgtatattccaagaatgaagaggagcatgcagagcatcttcgcattgTGCTTTAGCGCCTGTGGGAGCAcaagctatatgccaaattcagtaaatgtgatttctggctcacGGAGGTCCAATTCTTGAGCCATATCATTTCAAAAGATGgaatttctgttgatcctagcatGATTCAGGATGTCCTAGATTGGCAAGCTCCTACCTCTGTTccagagatccggagttttcttgggctagtAGGCTATTACCGGCGGTTTGTATCGGACTTCTCCGAAATTGCTAGGGCAATGACGGAATTGTTTAAGAAAggggtgaagtttgtttgggacAACAAATGTGAACAAGCTTTCCAGACTTTGAGAAAGTTATTGACGTCTGCCCCTGTCCTCGCTTAGCCAGATATTACCCGGtcttttgatgtgtattgtgatgcatcaggtacgggcctaagctgcgtccttatgcaggatcagcgagtgattgcttatgcctccAGAGCCCTCAGGCGACATAAAGAGAATTATGGcactcatgatttggagctaGCAGCAGTGGTACATGCATTGAAAATctggcgccattatcttctgggcaatcctgttcacatatactcagaccacaagagtctcaagtatatttttaccTAGAGTGAGTTgaatttgcgccagagacggtggttggagctaattaaagattatgatctggagattcattatcacccgggcaaaGCCAATGTTGTTGCAGATGCACTAAGTAGAAAAGCGAATTGCAATTGCACCTCAGCAATACCTGTGCATGCAACCCTATGTCAAGAAATGAAGAAGATGAACCTTGCCATTGTAGCTGAGGGTACACTTACCAACATTACCCTCACTCCAACACTTCGGGATCAAATTATTGCTGCTCAGAAAAATGATTTGGGCATGGACAAAATTAGACAGAGGCTTAGTGAGAATGATCCTCGGGTTCATTGTTTTCATCAAGATAGGGAGGGAGTTCTTTGGTTTAAAAATCGATTGGTGGTACCTAAAGATTTGGAGCTTCGAAAGCAGATTCTCGATGAGGCTCACCTCTCAAGGTATTTTATCCACCCTGGTAGTaataaaatgtaccaagatctgAAACAGCGATTTTGGTGGACCAGGATGAAACGAGAAATTGCAAAGTATGTATCAGAATGCGACATTTTTCGGAGGGTTAAGGCAAGTCATTTGAGACCCGTCGGGATGCTTCAACCTTTGAATATCCCTTCAGAAAAATGGGAggatatcagtatggattttattgtcagTCTACCCAACACCTCTAAAGggtatgattctatttgggtaatagtTGATCGACTTACAAAGGTAGCCCATTTTCTTTCGGTTAAGACTTCTTATACGGCGAGGCAATATACTCAACTGTACCTGGACCGTATTGTAAGTCTCCATGGGATTCCTAAAAccattatttctgatcgtggggcacAATTCATTGCACGGTTTTGGGAATAATTCCATGCCGCTTTGGGTACACAATTGATCCGCAGTTCggcttatcacccacaaaccGATGGTCAAACCAAGAGGATTAATCAGattctggaagatatgctgCGGGCATGTGTGCTTTCTTATAGTAAGAAATGAGATGAGTGTCTGCCACTCGCCGAAATCTCTTACAATAACAGCTATCAGAAAAGTATCAAAATGGCACCCTTTGAAGCCTTGTATGGACGGAGGTGTAGGACTCCATTGAACTGGTCGGAAGCCGATGAAAGGAATTTCTTTGGGCCCGATATGGTTGGCGAGGCTGAGGACCAAGTTCGTCTTATACAAGCAAATTTGAAAGCCGCTCAATCccgccaaaagagttatgcagataAGAGACGCTGGCCTCTGATATTTGAAGTTGGTGATCATGTTTACCTTCGGGTGTCTCCAATGAAGGGTTTCCAACGGTTCGCAGTACGGGGAAAGCTAGCACCCcgttatgttgggccttttcctatcacTGAGCGTTGTGGGCCGGTGGCATATCGTGTGAAACTTCCCCCACATTTATCGGCGGTTCACAATATTTTTCATGTGTCCCAGCTCAAGAAGTGCCTTCGAGTTCCTACTGAGGTTGTTGATATGGAGAACTTACAATTGGAGCCCGATTTGGCTTATCCTGAGCACCCGGTCAGAATTGTTGATTTCAAGACACGGGTTACCCGGAATCAGACTAGCAATTTCTATAAGGTGCAgtggagcaatcactccgagcgAGAAGCCACGTGGGAAACTGAAGAGTTTCTCAAATCCAAATATCCAGAAATTTTACAAACCTATCAAGGTACTCGCCAATTCCTATCTTTTTAAATTAGCACCtccattaaatctcgggacgagatttcttttagggggaaggattgtaacacccgagTGTTAAACTTGGGTTTAACTAGCTAACTAGTGATCCGATTCTCTCGGTTACAAGTCGAGTCACAAAGCGACTCAAAACTCGATTTCAAATTCTGGAACCAGAGGAATCCGGATGCTCCGGGTTTGAAtccggaaattccggatttacccggatactctggatattcttccggatagtccggacctgGAAGTTTATATCATGTGTTTTTAGCCTTCTGACTGTTCCCATATGTTAAAACACCATTCACTTTagccttctctctccctcacgagccctccttcatccctctctctccctcacaagccctccttcctccctaaGCCCTAGACCCCAAGATCTTCCAGTTCAAGTTGATTGCAAGGCTAAAGGAACTTCTATCGGCGTG containing:
- the LOC120666887 gene encoding L-type lectin-domain containing receptor kinase IX.1-like is translated as MLFISRRLNLEREKHLSKMQRKEGKKVAKNSKRRCPRPVCAAAMAARRLLLAAAAAFASLCAAAAGQDAKVVLPFAPTCSTSGNYTDGSQYQRNLAELLSRLPAAAGDNGWFYNGTAGTGADRVFGLVMCYADRNATQCRECLAGAPAGIATVVCPGSRNVSAAYDACVLRYADTDFFAVANPSEAFYVWSTGTVDRASLEDARSSLMNQLAKTAADSPLLLANESAPLAGSPSPGAVYGLAQCTRDLTAGQCTWCLTTYIAQLRDRFPNNTGGAIKGYSCYVRYDVWAFDIILPPRPAPLPPPPPSPSVSTGLVVGLSVAGVLLIGLGLSIWLICRRRRKRLRQTMERELEEGDFLDDEPEMQDDFEKGTGPKRFRYGELAIATDDFSDDHKLGEGGFGSVYRGFLKEMGLEVAIKRVSKGSKQGRKEYASEVSIISRLRHRNLVQLIGWCHGGVELLLVYELMPNGSIDTHLYSGASGNTVLPWPLRHEIVLGLGSALLYLHQDWEQCVLHRDIKPSNVMLDASFHAKLGDFGLARLVDHGQRSHTTVLAGTMGYMDPECMTTGQASAESDVYSFGVVLLEIACGRRPMVARRGEDGVVVHLVQWVWEFYGRGAILDAADARLEGEFDGREMETVTVVGLWCAHPDRSLRPSIRQAVNVLRQEAPLPSLPARMPVATYMPPPDAFYYTSSVATGGGSSTGTGTSHSQTSTLLK